ACCGGCACGATCAGGTCCTGCCACACCCGCTCGGTGATGAACGGGGTGATCGGCGCCATCAGCTTGGTGACCGTCTCCAGCACCTCGTGCAGCGTGCGCAGCGCGGCCTTGTCGCCCTGCCAGAAACGGCGCCGCGAGCGGCGGACGTACCAGTTCGACAGATCGTCGACGAACGCGGACAGCAGCTTGCCGGCGCGCTGGGTGTCGTACGCCTCCAGGGACTGCGTCACCTGGTCGGTCAGCGCGTGCAGCTCGGACAGCAGCCAGCGGTCGATCAGCGGGCGCTCGGCCGGGGCCGGGTCCGCGGCGCTGGGCGCCCACTGGGACGTACGGGCGTACAGCGCCTGGAAGGCGACCGTGTTCCAGTACGTCAGCAGGGTCTTGCGGACGACCTCCTGGATGGTGCCGTGGCCGACCCGGCGGGCCGCCCACGGGGAGCCGCCGGCCGCCATGAACCAGCGCACCGCGTCCGCGCCGTGCTGGTCCATGAGCGGGATCGGCTGCAGGATGTTGCCCAGGTGCTTGGACATCTTGCGGCCGTCCTCGGCGAGGATGTGGCCCAGGCAGACGACGTTCTCGTACGACGACTTGTCGAAGACGAGCGTGCCGACGGCCATCAGGGTGTAGAACCAGCCGCGGGTCTGGTCGATCGCCTCGGAGATGAACTGCGCCGGGTACCGGCTCTCGAACAGCTCCTTGTTCTTGTACGGGTAGCCCCACTGCGCGAACGGCATCGAACCGGAGTCGTACCAGGCGTCGATGACCTCGGGCACGCGCGTGGCCGTGTTCCGGCACTGCGGGCAGGCGAAGGTGACCTCGTCGATGTACGGGCGGTGCGGGTCCAGGTCCGACTGGTCGGTGCCGGTCAGCTCGGTCAGCTCAGCGCGGGAGCCGACGCAGGTCAGGTGGCCTTCCTCGCAGCGCCAGATCGGCAGCGGGGTGCCCCAGTAGCGGTTGCGGGACAGCGCCCAGTCGATGTTGTTGTTCAGCCAGTCGCCGTACCGGCCGTGCTTGACCGTCTCCGGAAACCAGTTGGTCTTCTCGTTCTCCTGGATGAGGCGGTCCTTGATCGCCGTCGTGCGGATGTACCAGGAGGGCTGCGCGTAGTAGAGCAGCGCGGTGTGGCAGCGCCAGCAGTGCGGGTAGCTGTGCTCGTACGGGATGTGCCTGAAGAGCAGGCCGCGCTGCTGCAGGTCCTCGGTGAGCTTTTCGTCCGCCTTCTTGAAGAAGACGCCGCCGACCAGCGGCACGTCCTCGGCGAAGGTGCCGTCCGGGCGGACCGGGTTGACCACGGGCAGGCCGTAGGCGCGGCAGACCTTGAGGTCGTCCTCACCGAAGGCGGGGGACTGGTGGACCAGACCCGTACCGTCCTCGGTGGTCACGTAGTCGGCGTTCACCACGTAGTGGGCCGGAGCCGGGAACTCCACCAGCTCGAACGGACGTTGGTAGGTCCAGCGCTCCATCTCGGCGCCGGTGAAGGTCTGCCCCGTCGGCTCCCAGCCCTCGCCGAGTGCCTTGGCGAGGAGCTGCTCGGCGACGACGAGCTTCTCCTCGCCGTTGGTGGCGACGACGTAGGTGACCTCCGGGTGCGCGGCGACCGCCGTGTTGGACACCAGGGTCCAGGGGGTCGTCGTCCACACCAGGAGCGCGGCCTCGTCGGCGAGCGGACCGGAGGTGAGCGGGAAACGGACGTAGACGGACGGGTCGACGACCGTCTCGTAGCCCTGCGCCAGCTCGTGGTCGGACAGGCCGGTGCCGCAGCGCGGGCACCAGGGGGCGACACGGTGGTCCTGGACCAGCAGGCCCTTGCCGAAGATCTCCTTCAGCGACCACCAGACGGACTCGATGTACTCGGGGGCCATCGTGACGTACGCGTCGTTGAGGTCGACCCAGTAGCCCATGCGGGTCGTGAGCTCTTCGAACGCGTCGGTGTGCCGCAGCACGGACTCACGGCACTTGGCGTTGAACTCGGCGATGCCGTACGCCTCGATGTCCTGCTTGCCGGAGAAGCCCAGCTCCTTCTCGACGGTCAGCTCCACCGGGAGGCCGTGGCAGTCCCAGCCGGCCTTGCGGGCCACGTGGTAGCCACGCATGGTGCGGAAGCGGGGGAAGACGTCCTTGAAGACGCGCGCCTCGATATGGTGGGCGCCGGGCATGCCGTTGGCCGTGGGCGGGCCTTCGTAGAACACCCACTCCGGGCGGCCCTCGGACTGCTCCAGGCTCTTGGCGAAGATCTTCTGTTCGCGCCAGAAGTCGAGCACGGCGTGCTCAAGAGCGGGCAGGTCGACCTGTGCGGGCACCTGGCGGTACGTCGGCGCTGTCATCTGCGAGCATCCTCCAACGGACTTGCTGCCTTCCGTCGGAGGGACGAGAGCCTTCGATCCTGCTTACGCCGTGTGCGGCGCGCTCCCGCGGTACCACCCTCCTTGGCTCTCCGTCGCGCCGTACGCGCCGGTGAGCCCCCTCATTGGGGTCGCGAAGCCGGTTCTACTCGCCCTGGCCGTGTGGTGGCTGTGGCTTTCTTCCGGCGGCTCCGGGGTGATCTTCACGTCGCGCTCGCCCCCGGGCTTCCACCGTCCCCGGGTCGCTCTGGGCTGCGTACGCCGCTACTCGTCCCCATCCACGCTTCTCGCTCCGCCCAGTGTACGGCGCCGCGCGGACAGCGGCCGACCGGTTTTCCGTGCGGTGCGGTCGAGGGCCGGGTGAGGAGCCGGGATGACCCGAATGGCGAGGTGGTGGGCGCTCGGGTCCTGGCGGGCCCGGCTCGGCGGATTACCCGGCGGGGAGCTGGGCACAACGGATGCAGGCCCGCTGCTCGGGGGGTGCGGGCGGGCGAATCGGGCGGTGTGCCCCGTTGCCGCGGGACTCAAGTCGATTTATCGTCCCAGCACGATTCGCGAGCAAGATCACAATATGTGAAGGGGCCGCGGCCATGGTGGCGAAGAAGACCGCCGTACAGCAGCCGGCGACTGGCCGGCGCAGGGTCGCGGCCGCCTCCGGCGCCCCGGCTGCCTCCGACGGCGAGGCCAGGGGAGCGGCCGGGAAGAAGAGGGCGACCGCGGCGAGGAGCGCTGATACGTCCCCGAAGAAGCCGGCCCCGAGCAAGCCGCCCCCGGGCAATCCGGGCCTGAGCAATCCGGGCCCGAAGAAGCCGGCCCCGAAGAAGCCGGCCCCGAAGAAGCCGGCCCCGGAGAAGACGGCTGGGCGAGAGGTGGCCGGTCATGAGGCGGCGGCTGGGCGAGAGGTGGCCGGTCATGAGGCGGCGGCTGGGCGAGAGGCGGTCCGGAATGAGGGGGCCGCGAGGGAGCCGGCGGTCAGGAGAACGGCCGCAAAGAAGGCTGCGGTGAAGGAGTCGGCTGCCAGGGCGCCAGTCAAGGAGACGGCCGCTGGGGAGGCGGCCGCCACGGGGGCGGCTGGCAAGGCGACGGGCGTCAAGGAGGCGGGCGGTAAGGGGACGGCTGCCAAGGAGACGGTCGCCGACGGGGCGGGCGCTGAGAAGGCGGCCGCCAAGGAAGCTGCCGCCAAGGAGGTGGCGGCTGGCAAGAAGACAGCCGCCAAGAAGACAGCCGCCAGGAAGTCCCCCGCCAAGAAGTCCGAGGCGACGGAGACGGTCGGCAAGAAGGCGGCGACGAAGGAAGCAGGCGCCGAGAAGGCGGCCGGAAAGAAGGTGGCTGCTGCCAAGAAGGCGGCGGCAGACGAGGCGGCCGGCGAGAAGACGGCCGCTGAGAAGACGACCGGCAGGGACGCCGCCGTAAAGGAGCCCACCGTCAAGGAGCCCGCAGCCAAGAAGCCCGCCGAGAAGACGTCCGCTGCCAAGAGGGCGGCGGTCAAGCAGGCGGGCGGCGAGGGCGCGGTGTCGGAGAAGGCCTCGGTCAGGAAAGCCGGCGGCGAAGGCGCGGTGTCGGAGAAGGCGGGGGCCGAGAAGGCCGGCGGGAAAGCGCCGGCGGCGAAAGGGGTGGTGGTGGAGGCGGCTGCCAAGAAGCCCGCGGCGAAGAAGGCCGGCGGCAGGAAGGCGGCAGCCCAGGGCGTCTCCACGGAGGCGGCCGAGACGAGCACGGCCAAGACAGCGGGCGCGGCGCGGGCCGCGAAGCAGACGGGAGCCACGACAGTGGTTGCGAAGAAGACTCCTGGCACGGCCTCGGCGGGAACCGCCGTTCCCAAGGCGCGGGTCGCCGCGGCGGAGCCCGGCGAGCTGGCGGTGCGTCCCGGTGAGGACCCCTGGACCCCGGAAGAGGTCGCCGAGGCCCGTGCCGAGCTGCTGTCCGAGGCGGAGCGGCTGCACGAGGAGCTCAGCTCCTCCGAGGCGTCTCTCGCGGGGCTGATGCGCGACTCCGGGGACGGCGCGGGAGACGACCAGGCCGACATCGGTGCCAAGAACATCACGCGCGAGCACGAGCTGGCGCTGGCCGCGAGCGCGCGCGAGACGCTGATCCAGACCGAGCGCGCCCTGGAACGGCTGGACGCGGGCACCTACGGTCTGTGCGAGAACTGCGGCAACCCCATCGGCAAGGCCCGGATGCAGGCCTTTCCCAGGGCGACACTGTGCGTGGAGTGCAAGCAGAAGCAGGAACGCCGCTCCTGAGTGTGCCGGGCCGTGCCGTAGTCTCGTCCTCAGCCAGGCACCTAGGTTGAGGGACTCACGTGGCA
Above is a genomic segment from Streptomyces fodineus containing:
- a CDS encoding TraR/DksA family transcriptional regulator, which codes for MVAKKTAVQQPATGRRRVAAASGAPAASDGEARGAAGKKRATAARSADTSPKKPAPSKPPPGNPGLSNPGPKKPAPKKPAPKKPAPEKTAGREVAGHEAAAGREVAGHEAAAGREAVRNEGAAREPAVRRTAAKKAAVKESAARAPVKETAAGEAAATGAAGKATGVKEAGGKGTAAKETVADGAGAEKAAAKEAAAKEVAAGKKTAAKKTAARKSPAKKSEATETVGKKAATKEAGAEKAAGKKVAAAKKAAADEAAGEKTAAEKTTGRDAAVKEPTVKEPAAKKPAEKTSAAKRAAVKQAGGEGAVSEKASVRKAGGEGAVSEKAGAEKAGGKAPAAKGVVVEAAAKKPAAKKAGGRKAAAQGVSTEAAETSTAKTAGAARAAKQTGATTVVAKKTPGTASAGTAVPKARVAAAEPGELAVRPGEDPWTPEEVAEARAELLSEAERLHEELSSSEASLAGLMRDSGDGAGDDQADIGAKNITREHELALAASARETLIQTERALERLDAGTYGLCENCGNPIGKARMQAFPRATLCVECKQKQERRS
- the ileS gene encoding isoleucine--tRNA ligase → MTAPTYRQVPAQVDLPALEHAVLDFWREQKIFAKSLEQSEGRPEWVFYEGPPTANGMPGAHHIEARVFKDVFPRFRTMRGYHVARKAGWDCHGLPVELTVEKELGFSGKQDIEAYGIAEFNAKCRESVLRHTDAFEELTTRMGYWVDLNDAYVTMAPEYIESVWWSLKEIFGKGLLVQDHRVAPWCPRCGTGLSDHELAQGYETVVDPSVYVRFPLTSGPLADEAALLVWTTTPWTLVSNTAVAAHPEVTYVVATNGEEKLVVAEQLLAKALGEGWEPTGQTFTGAEMERWTYQRPFELVEFPAPAHYVVNADYVTTEDGTGLVHQSPAFGEDDLKVCRAYGLPVVNPVRPDGTFAEDVPLVGGVFFKKADEKLTEDLQQRGLLFRHIPYEHSYPHCWRCHTALLYYAQPSWYIRTTAIKDRLIQENEKTNWFPETVKHGRYGDWLNNNIDWALSRNRYWGTPLPIWRCEEGHLTCVGSRAELTELTGTDQSDLDPHRPYIDEVTFACPQCRNTATRVPEVIDAWYDSGSMPFAQWGYPYKNKELFESRYPAQFISEAIDQTRGWFYTLMAVGTLVFDKSSYENVVCLGHILAEDGRKMSKHLGNILQPIPLMDQHGADAVRWFMAAGGSPWAARRVGHGTIQEVVRKTLLTYWNTVAFQALYARTSQWAPSAADPAPAERPLIDRWLLSELHALTDQVTQSLEAYDTQRAGKLLSAFVDDLSNWYVRRSRRRFWQGDKAALRTLHEVLETVTKLMAPITPFITERVWQDLIVPVSPGVPESVHLAAWPEADLSAIDPELSRQMVLVRRLVELGRATRAESGVKTRQPLSRALIAATGFESLDPELHTQITEELNVSSLASLSEVGGSLVDTTAKANFRALGKRFGKRVQDVAKAVAHADAAALSLALRAGTASVEVDGETVTLAPDEVIITETPREGWSVASDSGATVALDLEITEELRQAGLARDAIRLIQEARKNSGLDVADRIALRWASTDPAVVAALTEHSELIAEEVLSTDFAQGEADDSFGEPFTDEGLSLSFRLRKA